In Winkia neuii, a genomic segment contains:
- a CDS encoding phage holin family protein, whose amino-acid sequence MTSPSVDPKANAGSTAAPTNTAKPIRTQSGSSLGELFSKLSDQVHTLVQGEIDLAKAKATVMAKKCGTGGALLAVAGVLALYMLGILLWAAIYGIGVALPMWASCLIVAGVLLVIILILALVGLSQLKKGTKDKPDPQKGFKQSIDAAKTGAQKGLGK is encoded by the coding sequence GTGACTAGTCCTTCCGTAGACCCAAAGGCGAATGCAGGCAGCACCGCCGCCCCAACCAACACAGCTAAACCTATCCGCACTCAGTCCGGATCTTCGTTGGGGGAACTATTTTCGAAGCTATCTGACCAGGTGCACACTCTTGTGCAAGGCGAAATCGACCTGGCTAAAGCCAAGGCCACTGTCATGGCCAAGAAGTGCGGCACCGGTGGCGCACTGCTAGCAGTTGCAGGCGTACTAGCCCTTTACATGCTCGGCATTTTGCTGTGGGCAGCCATATACGGCATTGGCGTAGCACTGCCTATGTGGGCATCTTGCCTGATCGTGGCCGGTGTGCTGCTAGTTATTATTCTTATTCTGGCGCTGGTCGGCCTCTCTCAACTGAAGAAGGGCACCAAGGACAAGCCGGATCCACAAAAGGGTTTCAAACAATCTATCGACGCGGCTAAGACCGGAGCACAGAAGGGACTAGGCAAGTGA
- a CDS encoding DUF3618 domain-containing protein — MSDNRTPEQIEEELRRARQDMQDTVDQLAAQLDPKVKVQEFKDTAKVKSQEFKESAKVKGQEAKVKAQSLFEAAQAGDTKAIGTIAGAAGALITALGIAYFAKRN, encoded by the coding sequence GTGAGCGACAATCGCACCCCCGAACAGATCGAAGAAGAACTGCGGCGTGCTCGCCAGGATATGCAGGACACTGTGGATCAGCTGGCAGCCCAGCTCGACCCCAAGGTGAAGGTCCAGGAATTTAAGGACACTGCCAAGGTAAAGAGCCAGGAGTTCAAAGAGAGCGCCAAAGTCAAGGGCCAGGAAGCAAAAGTGAAAGCACAATCACTTTTCGAGGCTGCTCAGGCTGGCGACACGAAGGCTATCGGCACAATTGCCGGTGCAGCTGGAGCCCTAATTACCGCTTTGGGAATTGCCTATTTTGCCAAGCGAAACTAA
- a CDS encoding ABC transporter permease, with product MLKVTLRGIKAHFGRFLLTMLAVALGIAFLSGTLSLRQVLDSNFKSLTASSRTADIYVVGPKISSSSSPLTMRDQVPLDLQEKVQKVQGVSEVRPYYVSIAVLMKQDGTPLRTAGTATAQVVEPGPGGPKLVSGKAPAKNQVAIPHKDAKKLGVKIGDKVKFVVEGTPLDFTVSGFYKLPIDIQAYQIVYMNPEQARSLLGASGKSMYLSVSKNKGASTTAVVHNINKVLDRGTEAMTASKLADEDNKTIDQVLGFVNTFLLVFVLLALFVGTFIIGNTFQMSVKARTKEFALMRAVGVSSGQIFLSVALESVVIGLIGSIIGVALGAGLLAAMGALISAAGLPLKVGGAMSLGIILLSMAIGTVVTVLGALLPARHAASIAPIEAMRTAEGANEKPLTLRTIVGVILTAAGLFLTWTAATGKVTFSQPGIMLGVGAAALLFGIIALLPILARPIAWLLAWPLRIFRPHGRLGLRNVLRSPRRIASTAGALLIGMALVSAGSTLASSVRDSTADQMKNELKASLIVRTIEGVKPTALTKPVKDKILQVEGVKSLNDSLQMGVAAGYGPKQTAQDASPLLLGRFDADAMAKDLNLAVTAGKIANLGEGKIALSDSADKDMKVGTKVHVIGSSGTPRELTVVARYDSAVLRTTGLVSPAEADNIGLSQTVSGNAFLRVNDPKDHKQVERIQKDVQDILKKTYTFEVMTPAELDSATEAGINQTMGILYGLLGLSIVIAILGIINTLSLSVSERTREIGLMRAVGMSRLGIAGTITIESVLITIFGALTGIITGCYLGWALLKYLGSSGINTISIPWPTIAILAVGSILVGIIAAIIPAASASRKPILDAITEE from the coding sequence ATGCTGAAAGTAACTCTGCGCGGAATTAAGGCCCACTTTGGCCGCTTTCTACTAACCATGTTGGCGGTTGCCCTGGGCATCGCCTTCCTCTCGGGCACCCTATCCCTGCGGCAGGTGCTCGATTCCAACTTCAAGTCGCTTACCGCTTCCTCGCGTACGGCGGACATCTACGTGGTTGGACCGAAGATCTCTAGCTCCTCCTCCCCGCTGACCATGCGCGATCAAGTCCCCCTTGACCTGCAGGAAAAGGTGCAAAAAGTGCAGGGCGTATCCGAGGTGCGCCCCTACTACGTTTCCATTGCGGTGCTCATGAAGCAGGACGGCACTCCGCTACGGACTGCCGGTACGGCCACCGCCCAGGTGGTAGAGCCCGGCCCCGGTGGCCCCAAACTGGTAAGTGGGAAGGCCCCGGCTAAGAATCAGGTAGCTATCCCCCACAAGGACGCGAAAAAGCTAGGAGTCAAGATCGGCGACAAGGTGAAGTTTGTCGTCGAGGGCACTCCCTTAGACTTCACCGTCAGCGGTTTTTACAAGCTGCCCATAGATATTCAGGCCTACCAGATCGTCTACATGAATCCCGAGCAAGCCAGATCACTACTGGGTGCTTCCGGCAAATCCATGTACCTGTCGGTCAGCAAAAATAAGGGCGCCAGCACTACGGCGGTAGTCCACAACATCAATAAGGTTCTGGACCGCGGCACCGAGGCGATGACGGCCTCGAAGCTGGCAGACGAGGACAACAAGACCATCGACCAGGTCCTCGGTTTCGTCAATACCTTCCTGCTCGTGTTCGTCCTTCTTGCCCTGTTTGTTGGCACCTTCATCATTGGCAATACTTTCCAGATGTCGGTGAAGGCCCGTACCAAGGAATTTGCCCTGATGAGGGCGGTCGGGGTTTCGTCGGGCCAGATCTTCCTTTCCGTAGCGCTCGAGTCGGTAGTAATCGGCCTGATTGGCTCCATCATTGGTGTTGCTTTGGGCGCCGGCTTGCTGGCAGCTATGGGAGCACTAATCTCCGCCGCCGGGCTGCCTCTCAAGGTCGGAGGAGCCATGTCGCTGGGCATCATCTTGCTCTCGATGGCCATCGGCACCGTCGTCACCGTTCTGGGTGCACTATTGCCTGCTCGGCATGCGGCTTCCATTGCGCCTATCGAGGCAATGCGCACCGCCGAGGGCGCAAACGAAAAGCCCCTCACTTTGCGCACTATTGTTGGCGTCATTCTTACCGCCGCCGGTTTGTTCCTGACCTGGACGGCTGCCACCGGCAAGGTCACTTTCAGCCAGCCCGGCATCATGCTGGGCGTTGGGGCAGCAGCCCTGCTGTTTGGAATCATCGCGTTGCTGCCTATTCTTGCTAGGCCGATCGCGTGGCTGCTGGCTTGGCCGCTGCGAATCTTCCGGCCACACGGACGCCTTGGCCTGCGCAATGTGCTGCGATCTCCGCGCCGCATCGCTTCCACTGCCGGTGCACTACTGATTGGCATGGCCCTGGTTTCGGCCGGGTCCACGTTGGCGTCCTCGGTGCGCGATTCGACCGCGGATCAGATGAAAAATGAACTGAAGGCGTCGCTGATAGTGCGCACTATCGAGGGCGTAAAACCCACTGCCCTGACCAAGCCTGTGAAGGATAAGATTCTGCAGGTCGAGGGCGTCAAGTCGCTAAACGATTCGCTCCAGATGGGCGTTGCTGCCGGCTATGGGCCAAAGCAAACTGCGCAGGATGCTTCCCCCTTGTTGCTCGGTAGATTCGACGCAGATGCCATGGCTAAAGACTTGAATCTGGCAGTCACCGCCGGCAAGATCGCCAACCTGGGCGAAGGCAAGATTGCGCTCTCGGATAGCGCCGACAAGGACATGAAGGTGGGCACCAAGGTCCACGTGATTGGCAGTAGCGGCACGCCGCGCGAATTGACGGTGGTTGCCCGCTACGATTCCGCAGTTCTTCGCACTACCGGACTGGTCAGCCCTGCCGAGGCCGACAACATTGGTCTTTCCCAAACCGTTTCCGGCAACGCGTTCTTGCGGGTGAACGATCCGAAGGATCACAAACAAGTTGAGCGTATCCAGAAGGACGTGCAGGACATTCTGAAGAAGACTTACACTTTCGAGGTCATGACTCCTGCCGAACTGGATTCGGCCACCGAAGCTGGAATTAACCAGACCATGGGCATCTTGTATGGCCTGCTTGGCCTGTCCATCGTCATCGCGATCTTGGGAATCATCAACACCCTGTCGCTTTCCGTTTCGGAACGCACCCGCGAGATTGGCCTGATGAGGGCGGTGGGCATGTCCCGGCTAGGTATTGCCGGAACCATCACCATCGAGTCGGTGCTGATCACCATCTTCGGCGCACTCACCGGCATCATTACCGGTTGCTACCTGGGGTGGGCGCTGCTGAAGTATTTGGGTTCTTCTGGGATCAACACCATTTCTATTCCGTGGCCAACCATCGCGATCCTGGCCGTCGGCTCTATCCTGGTTGGCATCATCGCGGCAATAATCCCTGCCGCCAGCGCTTCTCGCAAGCCCATCCTGGACGCAATCACCGAAGAATAG
- a CDS encoding alpha-amylase family glycosyl hydrolase, with product MAEFSEHAICWQLYPLGALGAPKLNPEIEVPEKGPFRPVRTLADLGTWVDHARRLGANAILLGPIFQSYSHGYDTIDYFRIDSRLGTMEDFSAFIEYAHRQGMAVLADGVFNHVSPYCPQMRDVVQRGPQSPYADFFRAEFTDWHPGRLPAYDTFEGHAGLAALNHGNTQVRALIGKVMDYWSGRGLDGWRLDAAYAVDPQLWAQILPPLRRKYPHLWVFGEVIHGDYPQLVAQAGWDSLTQYELWKSIWSSLSDHNFYELQWNLTRHLEFCEHFWPQTFLSNHDVTRIASRLTPGQVGQAAAILLTLPGVPSIYYGDELGYQGVKEERAGGDDAIRPSLPATAGVTTDRQKKFWHYYASLIALRRRHPWLAHAKIEVTHIENEVISYRASAADGSGELLVVCNNSEETIGAGHPALAEIGHPELADSFQNGEISSGTFGVFAPKHERMGA from the coding sequence ATGGCTGAATTTAGCGAGCACGCAATCTGCTGGCAACTCTACCCGCTAGGAGCACTGGGGGCGCCCAAACTAAATCCCGAAATAGAGGTGCCAGAAAAAGGCCCTTTCCGGCCCGTGCGCACGCTCGCGGATTTGGGGACGTGGGTAGATCATGCTCGCCGGTTGGGGGCAAACGCCATTTTGTTGGGGCCCATTTTCCAGTCCTACTCGCACGGATACGACACCATCGACTACTTCCGCATCGATTCACGCCTAGGCACAATGGAGGACTTTTCTGCTTTTATCGAGTACGCTCACCGGCAAGGGATGGCGGTATTAGCTGACGGGGTGTTCAACCACGTTTCGCCCTACTGCCCGCAAATGCGCGACGTGGTGCAGCGGGGCCCGCAATCGCCATACGCAGACTTTTTCCGGGCAGAGTTTACCGACTGGCATCCCGGGCGACTGCCCGCCTACGACACTTTTGAAGGCCATGCCGGCTTGGCCGCCCTCAACCACGGAAACACCCAGGTGCGCGCCTTGATCGGCAAAGTAATGGACTACTGGAGTGGACGGGGACTAGACGGGTGGCGCCTAGACGCCGCATACGCGGTAGACCCACAACTGTGGGCGCAGATCCTGCCGCCGCTCCGTCGGAAGTATCCGCATCTGTGGGTGTTCGGCGAGGTAATCCACGGCGACTATCCGCAGCTGGTCGCGCAGGCGGGGTGGGATTCACTAACCCAGTATGAATTGTGGAAGTCCATCTGGTCTTCGCTAAGCGACCACAACTTTTATGAATTGCAGTGGAACCTAACTCGTCACCTGGAATTTTGTGAACATTTTTGGCCGCAAACCTTCCTTTCAAACCACGACGTGACCAGAATCGCCTCCCGGCTAACTCCTGGGCAGGTGGGGCAGGCAGCAGCAATACTGCTGACTCTGCCAGGGGTGCCATCGATCTATTACGGCGACGAACTGGGGTACCAGGGCGTAAAAGAGGAACGGGCAGGCGGGGATGACGCGATCCGGCCGAGTCTGCCTGCCACGGCCGGCGTTACTACTGATCGGCAAAAGAAATTTTGGCACTACTATGCCTCCCTCATAGCACTGCGTCGTCGCCACCCGTGGCTGGCGCACGCAAAAATCGAAGTGACTCATATTGAAAACGAAGTAATCTCCTACCGGGCCAGCGCCGCGGATGGGAGCGGTGAATTGCTGGTTGTGTGCAACAACTCAGAGGAAACAATTGGGGCCGGGCATCCCGCACTCGCGGAAATCGGGCATCCAGAGTTGGCTGATTCTTTCCAAAATGGGGAAATTTCTTCAGGAACATTTGGTGTCTTCGCGCCAAAACATGAAAGAATGGGCGCGTGA
- a CDS encoding DUF3073 domain-containing protein, producing MGRGRQKAKQRKVARKLKYFSTDTDYAALQRELAAQRGETIDTDDQGSYEDDPYAKYADKYADMYADDDADDWEDWASAHR from the coding sequence ATGGGGCGCGGCCGTCAGAAGGCGAAACAGCGTAAGGTTGCACGTAAGCTGAAGTATTTCAGCACTGATACAGATTACGCGGCATTGCAGCGCGAACTTGCGGCTCAACGTGGCGAGACCATTGATACGGACGACCAAGGGTCGTACGAGGATGATCCGTACGCAAAATACGCCGATAAGTACGCAGATATGTATGCTGACGACGACGCTGATGACTGGGAAGACTGGGCATCGGCACACCGCTGA
- the purM gene encoding phosphoribosylformylglycinamidine cyclo-ligase has product MSEEITYASAGVDTAAGDQAVELMKEAVSRTFTPQVVGGIGGFAGMVDASALAGMKKPYLTTSTDGVGTKIAIAQALDIHDTIGQDLVGMVVDDIAVVGARPLLMTDYIACGHVQPQRIADIVRGVAEACAAVDTPLLGGETAEHPGMMGADDYDIAGAATGVVEADQMLGADRVRESDVLVGLAASGLHSNGYSLVRRVLEVSKADLHAQVAQFGRTLGEELLEPTRLYSRLCLQIKDEVGVEGLHALSHVTGGGLAANLARVLPLELGAVVDRGSWKVPAVFDWVRTQGNVSWDDLEMTLNLGIGMVAVCAPDSVDAVRECARQAGCESAILGQVESDPTATGRVISEAKGVKGGKVVLTGSYALA; this is encoded by the coding sequence ATGTCTGAAGAAATCACCTACGCTTCTGCGGGAGTTGACACCGCTGCTGGCGACCAGGCCGTAGAACTGATGAAGGAGGCCGTTTCGCGCACCTTCACCCCGCAGGTGGTTGGCGGTATCGGCGGTTTCGCCGGTATGGTCGACGCTTCTGCCCTGGCAGGTATGAAGAAGCCGTACCTGACCACGTCTACTGACGGGGTAGGCACGAAGATCGCTATTGCGCAGGCCCTGGATATTCACGACACGATCGGCCAGGACCTGGTCGGCATGGTGGTAGACGATATTGCGGTAGTGGGGGCACGCCCTCTTCTGATGACTGACTACATTGCTTGCGGGCATGTGCAGCCGCAGCGCATCGCAGACATTGTGCGTGGGGTAGCCGAGGCATGTGCCGCCGTTGACACTCCGTTGCTGGGTGGGGAAACCGCCGAGCATCCTGGGATGATGGGTGCCGACGATTACGACATTGCTGGGGCTGCGACGGGTGTTGTCGAGGCCGACCAGATGCTTGGTGCCGACCGTGTTCGCGAATCGGACGTGCTGGTTGGGCTTGCCGCTTCCGGGCTGCACTCGAACGGGTACTCGCTAGTCAGGCGCGTGCTCGAGGTTTCTAAGGCCGATCTGCACGCGCAGGTGGCACAATTCGGGCGCACGTTAGGCGAGGAATTGTTAGAACCCACTCGCCTCTACTCGCGCCTCTGCCTGCAGATTAAGGACGAGGTCGGCGTCGAAGGCCTGCACGCTCTGTCCCACGTGACCGGCGGTGGTCTGGCAGCAAATCTGGCCCGCGTCCTGCCGCTAGAGTTGGGAGCCGTTGTAGACCGCGGTTCTTGGAAGGTGCCTGCAGTTTTTGACTGGGTGCGCACTCAGGGCAATGTTTCCTGGGACGATCTAGAAATGACATTGAACTTGGGCATCGGCATGGTTGCTGTGTGCGCTCCAGACAGCGTGGATGCCGTGCGCGAATGCGCCCGCCAGGCAGGCTGCGAGTCTGCAATTCTGGGTCAGGTTGAATCCGATCCTACCGCTACCGGACGCGTCATCTCTGAAGCGAAAGGCGTAAAGGGCGGCAAGGTAGTGCTAACTGGTAGCTACGCCCTCGCCTGA
- the purF gene encoding amidophosphoribosyltransferase: MIRGDGNLSHSLDPHDDPAPQDQCGVFGVWAPEEDVSRLTYFGIYALQHRGQQSAGIATSNGEKILVYKDLGLVSQVFNDQALEGLKGHAAIGHARYATTGADVWENAQPTLGPSGTGTLALAHNGNLTNTKQLREIVMNKLGSRGEVARGASTDTALINALLGSGDKLSQIGWELPEGGIEGARIKGANDTFVGEAPAPLIESALRVLPHLKGAFSLVFMDEQHLYAARDPHGVRPFVLGRLPHGWALASETAALDIVGATVVREIEPGELISIDHSGVRSYRFAKSTPNVCAFEYVYLARPDTRIGGRSIIQSRREMGAALAKEHPVEADLVMATPDSGTPAAIGYAEESGIPFQQGLVKNAYVGRTFIQPTQIMRQRGIRLKLNPIREIIEGKRLIVVDDSIVRGNTQRQVVSMLREAGAAEVHVRISSPPVLWPCFFGIDFATRAELIAASMNTDQICESIQADSLGYLSIDGMVKASGQDPSTLCMACFNGDYPISIPAGTPVPGGKGAVTSQQVWAE, encoded by the coding sequence GTGATACGCGGCGACGGCAATCTGAGCCATTCTTTGGATCCCCACGATGACCCTGCACCACAAGATCAGTGCGGCGTATTCGGAGTTTGGGCTCCAGAAGAGGACGTTTCTAGGTTAACTTATTTCGGCATCTACGCCCTGCAGCACCGCGGCCAGCAATCGGCCGGTATCGCCACCTCGAATGGCGAAAAGATCCTGGTGTACAAGGATTTGGGGCTAGTCAGCCAGGTATTTAACGACCAGGCTCTAGAAGGGCTGAAGGGGCATGCGGCCATTGGGCACGCGCGTTACGCCACCACTGGGGCGGACGTGTGGGAAAACGCTCAGCCTACGCTTGGCCCCTCTGGCACGGGCACGCTCGCCCTGGCCCATAACGGCAACCTGACGAACACGAAGCAGCTACGCGAGATCGTAATGAACAAGCTGGGATCGCGTGGAGAGGTAGCTCGGGGTGCTTCTACAGACACCGCGCTTATCAACGCGCTGTTAGGCTCAGGTGACAAACTTTCGCAGATCGGGTGGGAATTGCCCGAGGGCGGCATAGAGGGGGCGCGCATCAAGGGCGCAAACGACACCTTTGTAGGCGAGGCGCCAGCGCCGCTGATTGAATCTGCACTCCGCGTCCTGCCTCATCTGAAGGGTGCCTTCTCGCTCGTGTTCATGGACGAGCAACACCTGTACGCCGCCCGTGACCCGCACGGGGTGCGTCCGTTTGTGCTGGGCCGGCTACCGCATGGGTGGGCCCTGGCATCGGAAACCGCCGCCCTCGACATTGTGGGCGCTACCGTGGTTCGCGAAATAGAGCCCGGCGAATTGATCTCGATCGACCACTCGGGGGTGCGGTCCTACCGTTTTGCGAAGTCCACTCCGAACGTGTGCGCCTTCGAATACGTGTACCTGGCCCGTCCTGACACTCGCATCGGAGGTCGGTCCATCATCCAGTCCCGCCGCGAAATGGGGGCGGCACTAGCCAAGGAACACCCGGTAGAGGCCGACTTGGTTATGGCAACCCCGGACTCGGGCACGCCCGCTGCCATTGGGTATGCCGAAGAAAGCGGTATCCCGTTCCAGCAAGGCCTGGTCAAGAACGCGTATGTGGGCCGCACATTCATTCAGCCCACCCAGATCATGCGTCAGCGCGGCATTCGGCTGAAACTGAATCCGATCCGCGAAATTATTGAGGGCAAGCGCTTGATCGTGGTAGATGACTCGATTGTGCGCGGCAATACGCAGCGGCAGGTCGTGTCCATGTTGCGCGAGGCCGGCGCTGCCGAAGTGCACGTGCGCATCTCTTCCCCGCCCGTGCTGTGGCCCTGTTTCTTCGGCATCGACTTTGCTACTCGCGCCGAACTGATTGCCGCATCTATGAATACTGACCAGATTTGCGAGTCTATTCAGGCCGATTCGCTTGGTTACCTGAGTATTGACGGCATGGTCAAGGCTTCCGGGCAGGATCCTTCCACCCTGTGCATGGCCTGCTTCAATGGGGACTACCCAATTTCCATCCCCGCGGGCACCCCTGTCCCCGGCGGTAAGGGCGCGGTTACCAGCCAGCAGGTCTGGGCCGAATAA
- a CDS encoding HPr family phosphocarrier protein gives MFSKTVKVGSSVGLHARPAAKVAQAAADFAEPVTIRSEKGEPVDASSVMMLMTLAAGQGDTLIVESENEAAVRAVSYVLGKDLDI, from the coding sequence TTGTTCAGCAAGACCGTGAAAGTAGGTTCTTCCGTTGGTCTACACGCCCGCCCGGCAGCCAAGGTTGCCCAGGCCGCGGCTGACTTCGCCGAGCCTGTAACGATCCGTTCTGAAAAGGGCGAACCCGTAGACGCCTCTTCCGTAATGATGCTAATGACCTTGGCAGCAGGTCAGGGCGACACTCTGATTGTCGAATCTGAAAACGAAGCTGCTGTGCGGGCCGTTTCTTACGTGCTGGGCAAAGACCTAGACATCTAA
- a CDS encoding RNB domain-containing ribonuclease has translation MTRRRQIYPVAPDVLVPVLDLIRKNNQVPTAFPQGATQEAQQSAERWQQWERQLHPQVSVAAAGGGAQAEKPWQVVPLQVGDGSAIPADYPPTYPRLDGTAIPLVTIDPPESKDLDQAIAIAKVSDLPEEALAGQHEVPEHVTQLRHQDAPAKAKYLLAYSIAALSCFVEPGSELDAEVHARGNTLYFPDGSVPLHPRELSAGAASLLPGQVTPSFLWRIALDEEGQVVSWRVDLAAVISRAQLDYQQVQDAVDGKGKLPPAADPALPALLQELGLLRIEREQDRGGVSLPLPEQEVEKLRGGYQLRFRASLPVENWNAHMSLLTGMCAAAGMRRLGVGVVRTLPPAKNEDVARLRRAARALGVSWPLEMSYPQLVPTLDEANPAHNAFMDRAASLFRGSGYLVYGPAIGGRDPIGELFPVQDRRVVHSAIAAEYAHSTAPLRRLVDRFSLELAWADTRRQDAGGGAAEEFIPGWVLDALPQLPSEMGKARQAGAKNEKEVIAAMEALTLSGHEGETYSGVILDAKEHSGHIMLSDPAIMAPVEGEDLPVGERVEVDLTKADLEKRQVAFALARAA, from the coding sequence ATGACGCGTAGGAGGCAGATCTACCCTGTAGCCCCGGACGTATTGGTCCCGGTGCTCGACTTAATCCGCAAGAACAACCAAGTGCCCACCGCATTCCCACAGGGGGCAACCCAGGAAGCACAACAAAGTGCCGAACGCTGGCAGCAGTGGGAGCGCCAGTTGCACCCGCAAGTTAGTGTCGCGGCAGCTGGGGGTGGCGCACAGGCAGAAAAGCCCTGGCAGGTAGTGCCCTTGCAAGTTGGCGACGGTAGTGCGATCCCTGCCGACTATCCGCCCACGTACCCGCGTCTAGATGGCACGGCTATCCCCCTGGTCACCATCGACCCACCCGAATCTAAAGACCTGGACCAGGCCATCGCTATCGCCAAAGTTTCTGATCTGCCCGAAGAGGCATTGGCCGGCCAGCACGAGGTTCCCGAACACGTGACCCAGTTGCGGCACCAGGACGCTCCCGCGAAGGCCAAATATCTGCTTGCCTATTCGATCGCAGCGCTGTCCTGCTTCGTGGAGCCCGGCTCGGAACTGGACGCCGAGGTGCATGCGCGCGGCAACACGCTGTATTTCCCAGACGGTTCTGTTCCCCTGCACCCGCGTGAGCTGTCCGCAGGAGCCGCATCCTTGCTACCCGGGCAGGTGACGCCCTCGTTCCTGTGGCGCATTGCCCTGGACGAAGAGGGGCAGGTTGTCTCTTGGCGGGTCGATCTGGCGGCCGTAATTTCGCGTGCGCAACTGGACTACCAGCAGGTGCAAGACGCGGTGGACGGGAAGGGGAAGTTGCCGCCGGCGGCTGATCCTGCCCTGCCCGCTCTGCTGCAGGAATTGGGATTGCTGCGCATTGAGCGCGAACAGGATCGGGGCGGAGTATCGCTGCCGCTGCCCGAACAAGAGGTAGAAAAACTTAGAGGCGGATACCAGCTGCGCTTCCGGGCCTCGCTCCCCGTCGAAAACTGGAATGCCCACATGTCCCTGCTTACAGGGATGTGTGCTGCAGCCGGGATGCGGCGCCTGGGGGTAGGGGTGGTGCGCACACTGCCGCCCGCAAAGAACGAGGACGTAGCCCGCCTTCGCCGCGCCGCCAGGGCGCTGGGGGTTTCCTGGCCGCTGGAAATGTCATACCCGCAGCTAGTGCCCACTTTGGACGAGGCCAATCCAGCGCACAACGCTTTCATGGATCGGGCTGCATCGCTGTTCCGAGGCTCCGGCTACCTGGTGTACGGGCCGGCAATTGGCGGGCGCGATCCGATAGGCGAACTGTTCCCGGTACAGGACCGGCGCGTGGTCCATTCGGCCATTGCTGCCGAATATGCGCACTCGACCGCCCCGCTGCGGCGCCTAGTCGACCGCTTCTCGCTAGAACTGGCGTGGGCTGACACGCGGCGGCAGGATGCCGGCGGGGGAGCAGCAGAAGAATTCATTCCAGGTTGGGTACTGGACGCATTGCCGCAGCTTCCCTCGGAAATGGGGAAGGCACGCCAGGCCGGGGCAAAGAACGAAAAGGAAGTCATTGCCGCCATGGAGGCCCTCACCCTTTCCGGGCACGAGGGCGAAACATACAGCGGGGTAATCCTAGACGCTAAAGAACACAGCGGACACATCATGCTTTCAGATCCCGCGATCATGGCCCCCGTCGAGGGCGAAGACCTGCCCGTTGGGGAACGGGTTGAAGTGGATCTTACCAAGGCTGACCTGGAAAAACGGCAGGTTGCTTTCGCTCTCGCACGGGCGGCATGA
- a CDS encoding Dps family protein encodes MVKVEGIVGDTLQQTLVDLISLELQAKQAHWNIKGPRFRALHLALDEVVDLVRNNADEVAERLATIGGNPDGRESTVAKTSTLDELEAGDLPVDKTYEVMAERVQTVCDKIRQNLSEADEADPITGDLLIGVVSGLEQQAWFLRAATK; translated from the coding sequence ATGGTCAAGGTTGAAGGAATCGTAGGCGACACCCTGCAGCAGACTCTGGTTGATCTGATTTCGTTGGAACTGCAGGCAAAGCAGGCACACTGGAACATCAAAGGCCCGCGTTTCCGCGCACTGCACCTGGCGCTTGACGAGGTCGTCGACCTGGTCCGCAACAACGCTGACGAAGTTGCAGAACGCCTAGCCACTATTGGCGGCAACCCGGATGGACGCGAATCCACCGTTGCTAAGACCTCGACTCTAGACGAGCTAGAGGCTGGCGACCTGCCCGTAGACAAGACTTACGAGGTAATGGCCGAGCGCGTACAGACCGTATGCGACAAGATTCGCCAGAACCTATCCGAGGCCGACGAAGCAGACCCCATCACTGGCGACCTACTGATTGGTGTCGTTTCCGGACTCGAACAGCAGGCTTGGTTCCTGCGCGCAGCCACCAAGTAG